The genomic segment GAGCAGACTGCTGAGGTTCTGCCGGCGGACCTCCTCCTGCGAGGGACCGGCTTTCATGCGTGCTCCGACTTCATCGTTGAACGGCTCGTCGGCGGGACACCGCGTCCACACCGGCGGCGATGAGCAGGACGGAGCCGGTCACAGCGTACTTGACGCCCGAGCTGTACCCCATCAGACCCATGCCGTTCTGGATGACGGCGACCACCATGCCGCCGAGCACCGCGTCCACCACCCGGCCGCGGCCGCCGAACAGGCTCGTGCCGCCGATGACGGCCGCGCCGACCGCCAGCAGCAGGACGTTGCTGCCGCCGGTGTTGGGGTCGACCGAGTTGCCGCGGGAGGCGGCGATGATGCCGCCGACCGCCGCGAGGGTCGAGCAGATGACGAAGGCGGAGATCCGGATCGCGGAGACGTTGATCCCGGCCCGGCGGGCGGCCTCCGCGTTGCCCCCCACCGCGTAGATGTGCAGGCCGTAGGAGGTGCGCCGGAGCACGAACGTGCCGATGACGACGAGCACCGCGATGAGCGGCACCACGATCGGCACGCCCTTGAGCGAGTCGACCAGGACGTTGCGGCTGCGCTCCTGGTTGAGCAGGTGGACGGCGATCCCGCCGAGGACGGCGAGGGAGCCGATGCGGACCGCGAGCAGCGAGGGCGGGGCGAAGGTGAGCCCGCGGCGGCGGCGGTTGGCCGCCTGCCGCAGCTGGATGACGGCGAACGCCCCGACGCCGGCGGCCAGCAGGGCCCAGCCCAGCGCGGGGGAGAGATTGTCGTTGGCGATGGCGAGGATCGTCTTGTCGTGGATCGAGACGTTGGTGCCCTCCTTCAGCAGCATCAGCACGATGCCCTGGAAGGCCAGGAAGGCGGCCAGCGTGACCACGAAGGAGGGTATGCCGATCCTCGCCACCAGCAGTCCCAGCACCAGGCCGATCAGGACCCCGGTGAGCACGGCCGCGAGGACGGCCCCGTACCAGGGCCAGCCCATGTCGGTGAGGAGGATGGCGAGCACGGCGGCGCAGACACCGCTGGCGAACCCGGCCGACAGGTCGATCTCGCCGAGGAGGAGGACGAAGACCAGGCCCATGGCGATGGCGATGCTGCCGGCGCCCTGGGTCAGGAGGTTGGCGAAGTTGAGGTTGGAGAGGAAGACCGGCCGCAGGATCGCGAAGACGAGGCAGAGCACGACCAGGCCGAGTATGGCGGGGAAGGAGCCCAGTTCGCCGCCGCGCAGCCGGTTGACGTAGTCGCGGGCGGTGGTGCCCAGGCCGGGCGCGGCGGGGGCCGGCGGCTGCTTGGCGGGCTGCGGCGGGTCCTGGTGGACGGCGGTGGTCATGCGGTGGCTCCGTTGGTGGTGGCGAGGCCCAGATCCCCGCTGCGTCCGGCTGTGATCAGTTCCACGACCTGCGCGTGGGTGACGTCGGTGGTTCTGACCTGGGCGGCCATCCGGCCCAGGTAGAGGGCCGCGATCCGGTCGGAGACCGCGAAGACGTCGTTGAGGTTGTGCGAGATGAGGACGACGGTGAGGCCGTTGTCGGCCAGCCGCCGGACCAGCTCCAGGACCTGCGCGGTCTGGGCGACGCCCAGCGCGGCGGTCGGCTCGTCGAGGATGACGACCTTGCTGTTCCACAGCACGGCCTTGGCGATGGCCACGGTCTGCCGCTGGCCGCCGGAGAGGCTGGCGACGCGCTGGCGCACCGACTTGACGGTCCGTACGGAGAGCCCGGCGAGGGTCTCGGCGGCCATCTCCTCCATCGTCGCCTCGTCCAGGATGAGCCCGCTGCGCTTCTCCCGGCCCAGGAACATGTTCTGGACGATGTCGAGGTTGTCGCAGAGCGCCAGGTCCTGGTAGACGATCTCGACGCCCAGGGCGGCGGCGTCCCGCGGGCTGTGCATCTGCACCGGCCGGCCCTCGAAGAGGTACTCACCGGAGTCGAACGAGTGGATGCCGCCGATGCACTTGACCAGGGTGGACTTGCCGGCTCCGTTGTCGCCGACGAGCGCGGTCACCTCGCCCGGGTGGGCGGTGAAGTTCACGTCGTGCAGGACCTGCACCGGTCCGAAGCTCTTGTCGATCCCGCGCAGTTCCAGGATCGGGGTGGCGGTCATGGGGGGATGGCTCCTTGGGGTCGGGTGCCGCGGGCCCCGGCACGCGGCGCGCGGTGCGCCGGGCCGGGACCCGCGGCGGGACGGACGGACCGGGTTACTTGATGCCGGCCTCGGCGCAGAGGTCGGCGTACTTCTGGGTGCAGAGCTCCGCCTTGGTCACGTAGCCGTCGTCCACGACGTCCTTGACGTTGTCCTTGAAGATGGCCACCGGGGTCTCCAGCACCGCCGGCACGTCCCGCTTGCCCTCGGGGTCGCGGACGGTCGCGTTGGTCTCGGCCTTCTCGCCCTTGGCCAGGGAGATCGCGAGCTCGGCGGTGGCGTCCGCCTCCTTCTTGATGGCCTTGTAGACCGTCATGCACTGGTCACCGGCGAGGATGTTCTGCAGGCCCTGGACGGTGGCGTCCTGGCCGGTCACCGGGACCTTGCCGTTGCGGTTCTGCTTGCGCAGGATGGCGATCGCCGCGTTGCCCAGGCCGTCGTTGGCGGCCAGGACCCCGTCGATCCCCGGCTCCTTGGTGAGCATCTGCTCGAAGATGGTGCCGGCCTGCGCGTTGTCCCAGTCCGGGACGGACTGGTTGGGTCCCTTGACGTACTCGCCCGACGCGTACTTGGGGTCGAGGACGCCGTCGTAGCCCTCGGCGAACAGCTTGGCGTTGTTGTCGGTGGGGGAGCCGTTGAGCTCCGCGACCATCGGCTTCTCGGCCTTCTTCTCGGCCAGGCACTTCCCGAGGCCCTCGCCCTGCAGCCGGCCGACTTCCACGTTGTCGAAGCTGACGTAGTACTGGGCGGAGCCGCCGAGGGTGAGCCGGTCGTAGTCGATGGTGGCGACACCCTGCGACTTGGCCTTGTCCAGGACGGCCTTGCCGGTGCCGCTGTCCAGGTTGACGATGATCAGGACGCCGACCCCGCTGGTGATCATCTGGTCGGCGATGGTCTGGAAGGTCTGCTTGTCGCCCTGCGCGTTCTGGATGTCGTAGTCCACCCCCGCCTTCTTGAAGGCCGCGGCCAGGTACTTCCGGTCCGCGGTCTCCCAGCGGTCGGAGGACTTGCTGTCCGGGAGGATCACGCCGATCTTCGGCTTCTTGCCGTCCGAACCGGCGGCCCCGTCCGGCGAGGATTCGTCGCCGCAGGCGGTGAGAGTGGACGCGAGCAGGGTCGCCGAGGCGACGGTGAGGAGGAGTCCCTTGCGCATGAGCAGGGTCCTTTCTGGGGGTGCGACGGGACGACCGTCCGCACGGTTCTACGGGAGGCTTACGGGATGAGAAGCGCGCTCTCGACCGGTTCGCGGGTGTTGGTGGGGAACGACCCGACTGAATGTTGTGAGCGGGAACTTATGGGCCCCGCCGGGGGTGGCGCCACCCCTGGGACGGGAGAATTTGTTGGGCGCTATAACAATCAGGTGACGCAGCCGTCACCGCGGCGTGCCGCGCGCCGGTGACCGGTGGCGGTCCCGGCCCCGCCCGGACGCCCGGGGCCGGGACGGGCCGTTCGTTACGGTGGCCGTCATGTTCTCCGACCAGGGCCCGACCCTCCGCGAACTCGCCGTCCAGGCCCTCTCCTCCGTCGAGCACGGCTACGACCTGCTCGCCCCCAAGTTCGACCGGACGCCGTACCGCACCCCCGACCGCGTGCTCGACGCCGTCACCACCGCGCTCCGGCCGCTGGGGCCCTTCGGGACCGGACTGGACCTCTGCTGCGGCACCGGGGCCGGCCTGGGCGTGCTGCGCCGGGTGTGCCGGGAGCGGGTGGTCGGCGTCGACTTCAGCGCGGGCATGCTCGCCGTGGCCGGCTCCGCCGTTCCCGCCACCCCCGGCAGTCCGGCCGTGGACCGGGTGCGGGCCGACGTCCGGCGGCTGCCCTTCGCCGGGGCCTTCGACCTGGCCGTCAGCTTCGGCGCCCTGGGGCACTTCCTTCCGGAGGAGCGGCCCGCCCTCTTCGCCCGGGTGCACGCGGCGCTGCGGCCGGGCGGGGTGTTCGCCTTCCCGCTGCCGGCCCCGCCCGCGGTCGGTTCGCGGCCCTACTGGGCGCTGTGGGGCTTCGACGCCGCGATGCGTGTCCGCAACGCGCTCTGGCGGCCCCGCTTCGTCATGTACTACCGGACCCTCGGTCTCGCCGACGCGCGCGGGGAGCTGACCGCGGCCGGGTTCACGGTGGGTACGGCGCCCCTGGAGGAGCTCGGCCGGCGGCCGGACGGCAGCCCCCGCTGCCGCCTCGTCGTCGCCCGCCGGGACTGATCCCGGAGGGCCGCGGGAACGGGACAACCCGGCACGGGGGGTGTGAACGGGCCGCAACGGGGAACTCCGGCGGAATTGCGGCGCGGGGGAGCGGAGATCCCGCGCCGACGGGGCGCGGGAGTGCCCCGGCGCCGCCCGAGGAGGAGGAACCCTGTGAGAGCCGTCGTGTACCAGGAGCCGTACGACGTGGCGGTGGAGGACGTCGAGGACGCCCGGATCGAGGACCCCACCGACGTGGTCATCAAGGTGACCACCTCGGCGATCTGCGGCTCCGACCTCCACATGTACGAGGGCCGTACCGGAGCCGAGCCCGGCATCGTCTTCGGCCACGAGAACATGGGCGTCGTGCAGGAGACCGGGCCGGGAGTCGCCGGGATCCGCGAGGGAGACCGGGTCGTTCTGCCGTTCAACGTGGCCTGCGGATTCTGCAAGAACTGTCTGGCCGGCAACACCGGCTTCTGCCTGACCGTCAACGAGGGCTTCGCGGGCGGCGCGTACGGCTATGTGTCGATGGGCCCCTACCGCGGCGGGCAGGCCGAATACCTGCGGGTCCCCTTCGCCGACTTCAACTGCCTGAAACTGCCGCCCGGCGACGAGCACGAGGACGACTTCGCGCTGCTCGCCGACATCTTCCCCACCGGCTACCACGCCACCGAACTGGCCCGGGTCTCGCCGGGTGAGACCGTCTGCGTCTTCGGCGCCGGACCGGTGGGCCTGATGGCGGCGTACTCCGCGCAACTCCGCGGTGCCTCCCGCGTCTTCGTCGTCGACCGGCAGCCGGACCGGCTCCGCCTCGCCGAGCGGATCGGCGCGGTCCCCGTCGACTTCGGCCAGGGCGACGCGGCCGAGCAGATCAAGGAGCAGACCGGGGGTGAGGGCACCGACAAGGGCATCGATGCCGTGGGCTACCAGGCGACCGCGCGCGAGGGGGAGGAACAGCCCGCCATCGTCCTCAACGCCCTGGTCGAGTCGGTCCGGC from the Streptomyces xinghaiensis S187 genome contains:
- a CDS encoding sugar ABC transporter permease yields the protein MTTAVHQDPPQPAKQPPAPAAPGLGTTARDYVNRLRGGELGSFPAILGLVVLCLVFAILRPVFLSNLNFANLLTQGAGSIAIAMGLVFVLLLGEIDLSAGFASGVCAAVLAILLTDMGWPWYGAVLAAVLTGVLIGLVLGLLVARIGIPSFVVTLAAFLAFQGIVLMLLKEGTNVSIHDKTILAIANDNLSPALGWALLAAGVGAFAVIQLRQAANRRRRGLTFAPPSLLAVRIGSLAVLGGIAVHLLNQERSRNVLVDSLKGVPIVVPLIAVLVVIGTFVLRRTSYGLHIYAVGGNAEAARRAGINVSAIRISAFVICSTLAAVGGIIAASRGNSVDPNTGGSNVLLLAVGAAVIGGTSLFGGRGRVVDAVLGGMVVAVIQNGMGLMGYSSGVKYAVTGSVLLIAAGVDAVSRRRAVQR
- a CDS encoding ATP-binding cassette domain-containing protein, coding for MTATPILELRGIDKSFGPVQVLHDVNFTAHPGEVTALVGDNGAGKSTLVKCIGGIHSFDSGEYLFEGRPVQMHSPRDAAALGVEIVYQDLALCDNLDIVQNMFLGREKRSGLILDEATMEEMAAETLAGLSVRTVKSVRQRVASLSGGQRQTVAIAKAVLWNSKVVILDEPTAALGVAQTAQVLELVRRLADNGLTVVLISHNLNDVFAVSDRIAALYLGRMAAQVRTTDVTHAQVVELITAGRSGDLGLATTNGATA
- a CDS encoding sugar ABC transporter substrate-binding protein — protein: MRKGLLLTVASATLLASTLTACGDESSPDGAAGSDGKKPKIGVILPDSKSSDRWETADRKYLAAAFKKAGVDYDIQNAQGDKQTFQTIADQMITSGVGVLIIVNLDSGTGKAVLDKAKSQGVATIDYDRLTLGGSAQYYVSFDNVEVGRLQGEGLGKCLAEKKAEKPMVAELNGSPTDNNAKLFAEGYDGVLDPKYASGEYVKGPNQSVPDWDNAQAGTIFEQMLTKEPGIDGVLAANDGLGNAAIAILRKQNRNGKVPVTGQDATVQGLQNILAGDQCMTVYKAIKKEADATAELAISLAKGEKAETNATVRDPEGKRDVPAVLETPVAIFKDNVKDVVDDGYVTKAELCTQKYADLCAEAGIK
- a CDS encoding class I SAM-dependent methyltransferase is translated as MFSDQGPTLRELAVQALSSVEHGYDLLAPKFDRTPYRTPDRVLDAVTTALRPLGPFGTGLDLCCGTGAGLGVLRRVCRERVVGVDFSAGMLAVAGSAVPATPGSPAVDRVRADVRRLPFAGAFDLAVSFGALGHFLPEERPALFARVHAALRPGGVFAFPLPAPPAVGSRPYWALWGFDAAMRVRNALWRPRFVMYYRTLGLADARGELTAAGFTVGTAPLEELGRRPDGSPRCRLVVARRD
- a CDS encoding glutathione-independent formaldehyde dehydrogenase, producing the protein MRAVVYQEPYDVAVEDVEDARIEDPTDVVIKVTTSAICGSDLHMYEGRTGAEPGIVFGHENMGVVQETGPGVAGIREGDRVVLPFNVACGFCKNCLAGNTGFCLTVNEGFAGGAYGYVSMGPYRGGQAEYLRVPFADFNCLKLPPGDEHEDDFALLADIFPTGYHATELARVSPGETVCVFGAGPVGLMAAYSAQLRGASRVFVVDRQPDRLRLAERIGAVPVDFGQGDAAEQIKEQTGGEGTDKGIDAVGYQATAREGEEQPAIVLNALVESVRPTGMLGVVGLYVPEDPGGPSEHAQKGELLFRIGKFFEKGLRMATGQANVKAYNRQLRDLIIAGRAEPGFVVSHRLPLEDAPDAYRRFDRREDGWTKVLLKPGRAAA